The Sporichthya brevicatena genome contains the following window.
TCCCGAGCACCGCGCGCCCTACCTGGGCCCGGCCGGCGCCTGGACGCGCGGCACCGCCGTCGCCTCCGTCGCGCTCGCGGCGCTGTCCGCCGTCGGCGTCACCGCGGCGTGGGTCGGTGCCAGCGGGCGGACGCACATGGACGACGTCGTCCCGTTCCTCGTTCTCGGTGTCGTGGCCTTCGCCGTCGGCGGTCTCGCGGGCGCGGTCTGGCTCGGTGGCGGGCTGCGGAGCATCCGCGCGGAGCGGGTCGCGCTGCGTCGCCGCCTGCTCGCGATGGACCTCGGCCGCGTCGAGGTGGTCGCCACCGCTGACGTCCGCGTCATCGGACCGGGCATGACGAAGGTGCACCGCCCGGACTGCGAGTACGCCCGTGGCAAGGAGGTCGCCGAGGTCCCGGCGGACGCCGAGGTCCCCGAGTGCCGGGTGTGCGCGGCATGAACGACCTGCTGCCCTACGTCATCTTCGGCGTCACCGCCGGCGCGATCTACGGCCTCTCGGCGATGGGTCTCGTCCTCACCTACAAGACCTCGGGCCTGTTCAACTTCGGCCACGGTGCCGTCTCGGCCGCGGCGGCGTTCGTCTTCTACAGCCTCCACGTCGAGAAGGGGCTGCCCTGGCCGCTCGCCGTGCTCGTCGTCGCGGCGGTGTTCGGCCCGCTCGCCGGCCTGCTGCTCGAGCGCATGGCCGCGGTCCTCGCCGACGTCCCGGTCACGTACAAGATCGCCGGCACCGTCGGCCTGCTCGTCGGCCTCCGCGGCCTGATCGAGCTGGTCTACGGACCCGAGGCGAAGACCCTCGCGCCGTTCCTGCCGCAGGGCACCGCCTTCTCCGTCGACGGCGTGCGCGTCACGGTCGAGAACCTCATCACCGTCGGCGTCGGGGTCGCGGCGGCCGTCGGCCTCTACGTGCTCTTCCGCGTCTCGAAGCTCGGAGTCGCGATGCGCGGCGCGGTCGACGACTCGATGCTGCTCGACATGACGGGGTACGACCCCGCCACCGTGCGCCGCATCAGCTGGATGATCGGCGGGGTCTTCGCCGCGGTCTCCGGCGTCCTGTTCGCGAGCGCGCAGGGCCAGCTCGACGTGGACGTCCTCTCGCTCCTCGTCGTCCAGGCCTTCGGCGCCGCCGCGATCGGACGCTTCGCCAGCCTGCCGCTCGCGTTCGTCGGCGGCATCGGCATCGGCGTCGTGCAGAAGCTGGTCAGCCAGCAGGTCGTCGACTACCCGGCGCTCACCGGCCTCGACCTGAACGTCCCGTTCCTCGCGCTCTTCGCGATCCTGCTGTTCACCCCGCGCGGCAAGCTCGTCGAGGTCGGCCGCTCGGTGAAGTCGCGCGCCGTCCCGGTCAGCCGGTTTCGCGTGCGCACCCACGTCGCCGGTTATGGCCTCGCGCTCGCGGTGCTTCTCGCGATCCCGACGCTGGTCGGCGCCAAGCAGCCGGTGTGGAACCTGGCGATGGCTCAGGTCCTGCTGTTCCTCTCGCTCGGTCTGCTGGTCCGCGTCTCCGGCCAGATCTCGCTGTGCCAGGTCGGGTTCGCCGCCGTCGGCGCCGCTGCGTTCGGGCACCTGCTCGGCCGCGGCGTCCCGTGGCTGCCGGCGCTGCTGGTCGCGGGTCTGATCACGATCCCGGTCGGCGCGTTCGTCGCGATCCCGGCGATCCGCCTGTCCGGCCTCTACCTCGCGCTGGCGACGTTCGGCTTCGGTGTCTTCCTCGCGCAGTTCTTCTACACCAAGGACTACATGTTCGGCTTCGGGCAGAAGCTGCAGACGCACCGCCCGGCCGGCTTCGAGTCCGAGGAGCGCTACTACTACGTGCTGCTCGCGGTGGCGGTCGCCGGCTCGCTGGTCGTCGCGGTCGTCGAGCGCAGCCGCCTCGGCCGTCTGCTGCGCGCGCTCTCGGACTCCCCGACCGCGCTGGTCACCCTCGGCGTCAGCACGACGGTGACGCTGGTCCTCGTCTTCTGTCTCTCCGCCGCGATGGCCGGCGTGAGCGGCGCGATGTACGCGGGCCTGTTCGGCTCGGTCGGCGGGTTCGCGTTCCCCTTCACCGCCTCGCTGATCGCGCTCGCGGTCCTCACCATCTCCGGTCGCGCCACGATCCCGGCGGCGTTTCTCGCGCCCGTCCTGCTCTACGTGGTCCCGGCGTACCTGGAGGGGGAGCGGACGGGCTCGGCGATCCAGGCCCTGTTCGGCTTCAGCGCGATCGTCGCCGCCGCGGCGTCGCAGGGCGGCCTCGACCGCTGGTTCGGCGCGCGGGCCGTGGCGTCCGCCGAGCGCCGGCGCGGCCCCGCCGGCCTGGCCGGCAACCTGCCCGGGCGCAAGCCGCGTCCCCGGACCACCCGCGCCCGGACGGCGGTGACCTCGGCATGAGCGACGGACTGTTCCGCCTGCGCGGCATCCGGGCCGGCTACGGCGCGACCACGGTGCTCCGCGGTGTCGACCTGACCGTGCCGCCGCGGAGCGTCGTCGCGTTGCTCGGCGCGAACGGCGCCGGCAAGACGACCCTGCTGCGCGCTGCCTCGGGCGTGATCGGCCTGTCCGCGGGCCGCCGGACCTTCGACGGCGAGGACCTCACCACAGCGACCCCGCACCAGCTCGCGCGCCGCGGCATCTGCCACGTGCCTGAGGGTCGTGGGGTCTTCGGCAGTCTGACGGTGCGTGAGAACATCCGCCTCCAGGCGACGAAGGGCAGCGAGTCCGAGGCGTTCGACCGCGCGGTCTCCGCCTTCCCGCGTCTCGGCGAGCGAATGAACCAGCTCGCCCGGACGATGTCCGGCGGCGAGCAGCAGATGCTCGCCCTCGCCCGGGCCTACATCCAGCGGCCGCGCGTCGTCCTGCTCGACGAGGTGTCGATGGGCCTCGCGCCCCGCATCGTCGACGAGATCTTCGAGTTCCTGCGTCGCCTCGCCGCGGAGGGCGCGAGCCTGCTCATCGTCGAGCAGTACGTCCAGCGCGCCCTCGAGGTGGCCGACGCGGTCTACCTGCTGAACAAGGGTCAGGTCTCCTTCGCCGGCGAGCCGTCCGAGCTCGACGGCGAGGACCTGTTCACCAGCTACGTCGGCGGCAGCGTCGGCAGCGCCGATCGAGTTTCCGCTTAGGAGCGACATGCGTCAGCACAAGTCCCGTTACGCCCTGCTGGCTCTCGTGCTGGCCGGGACGATGGCGACCTCGGCCTGCGGTACCCGGCAGAGCATCGAGGCCATCGCGGCCGCCAACGGCCCGGGCGGCTCCACGGTCTCCGCCGTCGAGAACGCCGTCGGCGGCGTCGGCGCGCTCCCGGCTCCGGGCACCGCCCCCGGCGCGGTCGACGGATCCGCGGCGGCCGCCCCGTCCCCCGCCGCGGGCTCGGCGACCACCGCGCCGGGCACGACGGCCGGCAGCACCGAAGTCGCGACCGCGTCCAACGGCTCGGCGAAGGCCGCCAAACCGGGGGGCGCGGCCCAGACCGCCGAGGCCCCGAAGGCGGCAGGGTGCACACAGTCCCTGGCGCCGATCACCATCGGCCAGGTCGGCGGGTTCACCGGGATCGTCAGCAACACCCTCGCGGGGTCGAAGATCGGTCTGCCGGTCTGGGTGGCAGCGATGAACGCCCGCGGCGGCATCGCGTGCCACCCGATCCGGCTCGTCCAGGCCGACGACGCGTCCGACCCGTCGAAGTCGAACGCCGCCGTCCGCGACCTGGTGCAGAACAAGGGCGCGGTCGCGCTGGTTGGCAGCTCGGTCCCGATCTCGATCAAGGGCTTCCGCGCCGCGGTCGAGGCGCTCAAGGTGCCGGCCGTCGGTGGTGACTCGCTGAACTTCGACTGGAACCAGTCGCCGTACCTGTTCCCGCAGGGCACCACGTTCTCCGCGACGATCATCGGCGCGGTGAAGCAGAACGTCGAGGCGGGCAGGAAGAAGATCGGTCTCGTCTACTGCGTCGAGGCGAACAACTGCACGGACGCCTACCAGGTGCTCAAGCAGGGCGGCGCGACGAAGGCCGGCGCGCAGGTCGTCTACGAGACGCAGATGAGCATCACCGGCACCGACTTCTCCGCGCAGTGCCGCTCGGCCCAGAACGCCGGGGCGGACCAGCTCCTGCTCGCGATGGACGGCTCCGCGATTCAGCGGTTCCTGCGCTCCTGCGCGGCGCTGAACTACTTCCCGGCGATCGCGACCTCCGCGATCGCGACCGGCAGCGTCGTCAGCAAGGACGCCAATGCGCAGAAGGCGACGGTCTCGGTCGCGCACATCGTGTTCCCGTGGATGCGCGCCGACAACGCCGCTCAGCAGGCGTACGCGAACGCGATGAAGCTGTACGCGCCCGACGCCGACTCCGACGGCGCCACCTCGCAGGCCTGGGTCGCGGGCGAGATGCTTCGGGTCCTCGTCGAGAAACTCGGCGCGAAGGCGGCCGAGCCTCTCACGACGGCCGCGATCCTCGACGGGCTCGGAAAGCTGAAGAAGGAGACGTTCGGCGGGTTGAGCGCGCCGGTCACCTTCTCGCCCGGGCAGAAGAGCTCACCCGAGAACAACTGCTACTACCCGGTGAAGCTGGACTCGCGCGGCTGGACGTCGCCGAGCAGCAAGCCCGTCTGCTTCACATGACCGACACGGACACGCGAGACTGCGTACGGGCGGTGACGCCATCGACGGACCCGAGGACTGACGTGCGGCCAGAGCAGATCGACCTGATGGATCTCGACCCGTTCGTCCGGGCCGAGGACGGGGCCCTGTTCCGCGTCCTGCGTGACGAGGATCCGTGCCACTGGAACGACGAGCCCGACGGCGGGGAAGGGTTCTGGTCGCTCACGCGGTACGAGGACGTCAAGGCCGCCGGGTCGGACTGGGAGACGTTCTCCAGCGCGCAGGGTACGCAGATCCAGAGCCGGCGGGCGGAGGGTCACGGCAAGCCGTCGATCCACAACATGGACGCCCCACGCCACCGCGAGATGCGCGAGCTCGTCGCCGCCGAGTTCACCCGCGCGCGGATGCTCCGGCTCGAACCGCGGATCCGTGAGCTCGTGACGGCCCACCTCGACGACGTCGTCGCCGCGGGGGAGACCGACCTGGTCCCGATCGCGACCGCGCGCATCCCGATCCTCGTCCTCGGCGCGCTGCTCGGCGTCGAGCCGGAGGACACGTCCCAGCTGATCGCCTGGACGAACGTCATCTCGGGTCAGACCGACCCGGACTACGTCGCCGACCCCTCGGTGGTCGCCCGGACCCGGACCGAGATCTTCGACTACTTCCACACGCTCACCGCCGCGCGCCGCGCGCAGCCCACGGACGACCTGATCAGCCTGCTCACCCACGCCGACATCGACGGCGTCCCGCTCGACCAGGAGGAGCTCGACGCCTACTACCTGCTGATGCTGGTGGCCGGGAACGAGACCACGCGGAACCTCATGACCGGCACCGTCCTGCTGCTCCACGAGAACCCGAGCGAGTGGGCGCGGCTGAAGGACGGGCAGGTCAAGCCCCGGGTCGCGGTCGACGAACTCGTGCGGATGATCTCCCCGATCGTCTGCATGCGCCGCACCACCACCCGCGACGTCGAGCTCCACGGCAGGCAGATCCGCGCCGGGCAGAAGGTCGTGCTCTGGTTCACCTCCGCGAACCAGGACGAGCGCGTCTTCGACGACCCGGACCGGCTCGTCCTCGACCGCAGTCCCAACAAGCACCTCGGCTTCGGGTGGGGCCCGCACTTCTGTCTCGGCTCGCATCTCGCCAAGCTGGAGGGCGAGATCCTGCTGGAGGAGCTGATCCGGCGCGACCTGCGCCTCGACGTCGTGGGGGAACCCGAGCGGCTGCGGTCCAACTTCTTCCGGGGCATCAAGAAGCTGCCGGTCAAGGTCGGCTCCTGATGCTCACCGGGGCCGACGAGTGGTTCGTCCACCAGACCCCTGAACCCCTCGCCGTCGCCGGCACCGACCGCAACTTCTACGACCGCGCCTACCTGGGCGCGTTCGGCGAGGACGGGCTGCTCGTCACCGTGGCGTTCGGGCTCTACCCGAATCTCGGGGTCGCGGACGCGCACCTGTCCGTGGTGCAGGACGGGAAGCAGTACTGCCTGCACGTCTCGCAGACGCTCACCGACCGCGCGACGACGGCGATCGGGCCGGTGCGGCTGGAGATCGTCGAGCCGCTGCACGAGATCCGCGTCGTCGTCGAGGACGACGAGCTCGCCTGCGACCTCACGCTGACCGGGCGTCACTTCCCGATCGAGGAACCGAGGTTCATCCAGCGCGTCGGCACTCGGTCGTTCATGGACTACACGCGCCTGTCGCAGGCCTGCGACGTCAGCGGCACCGTGACGGTCGCCGACCGGACGCACCGGCTCTCCGTGGTCGATGGCCTGCGCGACCGGTCGTGGGGTGTGCGCCCGGTCGGAGCACGGGACCCGCAGCCGCTCCAGCCCCCGGTCGAGCCGCAGTACTTCTGGCTCTGGACGCCGGTGCATCTTCCGGGCCGCACGCTGTTCTGGCACACGAAGGCGGACGCCGACGGGCGGCCGTGGAACACCCAGCTGGTCCTGTGCCCGCACGGGTCCGGGCCGGAGAAGTTCGTCCACGGCACCGGGACGATGGCCCTCGACCTCGAGCCCGGGACGCGCTGGGTGCGCTCGGCGACCCTCACCGCGTTGACGGAGGACGGCGAGCAGCTGCGACTGCGATTCCGGCCGACCGCGCACCTGGAGATGCAGGGTCTGGGCTACCGCCATCCCGAGTGGGCGCACGGCCTCGCGCACGGGGAGTACCGCCTCGCCCGCGAGGTCCTCGACCTGGCCGGCCCCGACCCGCAGCAGCTCCACCGCTGGCACCGCCAGGTCCGCTGCGACGTCGACGTGGAGTGCGGCGCCGGCACCGACACCGCCCGCGGCCTCCTCGAGCACCTGATCATCGGCCGGTACCACCCCCTCGGCCTCTGACGCCCCTGCCGAACGCGCTTCACTCGCCGGCGACAGCGCTTACTCGCCCGGCCTGGCGAGTGAGGCCTGGTTGCAGCGAGTGAAGCGCGGGCCGTGGGGCGTGCAGGTTGTCTGTACAGTCTGTCCGAGTAGTCGTTGAGGGCGTCGGACGAGGAGCAGGCATGGCGGGAGTGCAGGACCGGGTCATCGTCATCACCGGGGCGGGTAACGGCCTCGGGCGCGAGTACGCGCTCGCGCTGGCGGCGGCGGGCGCGAAGGTGGTCGTCAACGACCTCGGTGGTTCGCGGGACGGCACGGGCGCCGGGTCGGCCGCGGCGGACGCGGTCGTCGCGGACATCACCGGTGCGGGCGGGACGGCGGTCGCGAACTACGACAGCGTCGCCACCGCGGCCGGGGGTGCGGCGATCGTGCAGACCGCGCTCGACGCCTTCGGTCGCGTCGACGGTGTGATCGCGAACGCGGGCATCCTGCGTGACCGCGCGTTCCACAAGATGACCGCGGAGGACTGGGACGCCGTCCTGCAGGTCCACCTCTACGGCGCGTTCCACACGATCCACGCCGCCTGGCCGCACCTGCGCGAGCAGCAGCACGGCCGCATCGTCGTCGCGACCTCGACCTCGGGCATCTTCGGCAACTTCGGTCAGGCCAACTACGGAGCCGCCAAGGGCGGGATGATCGGCCTGATCAACACCCTCGCGATCGAGGGTCGCAAGGCGAACATCCTCGCCAACGCCGTCGCCCCGATGGCCGCGACGCGCATGACCGAGGACGTCGCCCCGCCGGAGGTCCTCGC
Protein-coding sequences here:
- a CDS encoding ABC transporter permease; the protein is MNDLLPYVIFGVTAGAIYGLSAMGLVLTYKTSGLFNFGHGAVSAAAAFVFYSLHVEKGLPWPLAVLVVAAVFGPLAGLLLERMAAVLADVPVTYKIAGTVGLLVGLRGLIELVYGPEAKTLAPFLPQGTAFSVDGVRVTVENLITVGVGVAAAVGLYVLFRVSKLGVAMRGAVDDSMLLDMTGYDPATVRRISWMIGGVFAAVSGVLFASAQGQLDVDVLSLLVVQAFGAAAIGRFASLPLAFVGGIGIGVVQKLVSQQVVDYPALTGLDLNVPFLALFAILLFTPRGKLVEVGRSVKSRAVPVSRFRVRTHVAGYGLALAVLLAIPTLVGAKQPVWNLAMAQVLLFLSLGLLVRVSGQISLCQVGFAAVGAAAFGHLLGRGVPWLPALLVAGLITIPVGAFVAIPAIRLSGLYLALATFGFGVFLAQFFYTKDYMFGFGQKLQTHRPAGFESEERYYYVLLAVAVAGSLVVAVVERSRLGRLLRALSDSPTALVTLGVSTTVTLVLVFCLSAAMAGVSGAMYAGLFGSVGGFAFPFTASLIALAVLTISGRATIPAAFLAPVLLYVVPAYLEGERTGSAIQALFGFSAIVAAAASQGGLDRWFGARAVASAERRRGPAGLAGNLPGRKPRPRTTRARTAVTSA
- a CDS encoding ABC transporter ATP-binding protein; the encoded protein is MSDGLFRLRGIRAGYGATTVLRGVDLTVPPRSVVALLGANGAGKTTLLRAASGVIGLSAGRRTFDGEDLTTATPHQLARRGICHVPEGRGVFGSLTVRENIRLQATKGSESEAFDRAVSAFPRLGERMNQLARTMSGGEQQMLALARAYIQRPRVVLLDEVSMGLAPRIVDEIFEFLRRLAAEGASLLIVEQYVQRALEVADAVYLLNKGQVSFAGEPSELDGEDLFTSYVGGSVGSADRVSA
- a CDS encoding ABC transporter substrate-binding protein, with protein sequence MRQHKSRYALLALVLAGTMATSACGTRQSIEAIAAANGPGGSTVSAVENAVGGVGALPAPGTAPGAVDGSAAAAPSPAAGSATTAPGTTAGSTEVATASNGSAKAAKPGGAAQTAEAPKAAGCTQSLAPITIGQVGGFTGIVSNTLAGSKIGLPVWVAAMNARGGIACHPIRLVQADDASDPSKSNAAVRDLVQNKGAVALVGSSVPISIKGFRAAVEALKVPAVGGDSLNFDWNQSPYLFPQGTTFSATIIGAVKQNVEAGRKKIGLVYCVEANNCTDAYQVLKQGGATKAGAQVVYETQMSITGTDFSAQCRSAQNAGADQLLLAMDGSAIQRFLRSCAALNYFPAIATSAIATGSVVSKDANAQKATVSVAHIVFPWMRADNAAQQAYANAMKLYAPDADSDGATSQAWVAGEMLRVLVEKLGAKAAEPLTTAAILDGLGKLKKETFGGLSAPVTFSPGQKSSPENNCYYPVKLDSRGWTSPSSKPVCFT
- a CDS encoding cytochrome P450, whose product is MRPEQIDLMDLDPFVRAEDGALFRVLRDEDPCHWNDEPDGGEGFWSLTRYEDVKAAGSDWETFSSAQGTQIQSRRAEGHGKPSIHNMDAPRHREMRELVAAEFTRARMLRLEPRIRELVTAHLDDVVAAGETDLVPIATARIPILVLGALLGVEPEDTSQLIAWTNVISGQTDPDYVADPSVVARTRTEIFDYFHTLTAARRAQPTDDLISLLTHADIDGVPLDQEELDAYYLLMLVAGNETTRNLMTGTVLLLHENPSEWARLKDGQVKPRVAVDELVRMISPIVCMRRTTTRDVELHGRQIRAGQKVVLWFTSANQDERVFDDPDRLVLDRSPNKHLGFGWGPHFCLGSHLAKLEGEILLEELIRRDLRLDVVGEPERLRSNFFRGIKKLPVKVGS
- a CDS encoding SDR family NAD(P)-dependent oxidoreductase, which encodes MAGVQDRVIVITGAGNGLGREYALALAAAGAKVVVNDLGGSRDGTGAGSAAADAVVADITGAGGTAVANYDSVATAAGGAAIVQTALDAFGRVDGVIANAGILRDRAFHKMTAEDWDAVLQVHLYGAFHTIHAAWPHLREQQHGRIVVATSTSGIFGNFGQANYGAAKGGMIGLINTLAIEGRKANILANAVAPMAATRMTEDVAPPEVLAALDPKHVAPVVGHLCTDELTESGSVFVVGGGRVYRVAQFQSKGVTFSDVPTIDEVGRRWNEISDLDGAEVGVNPVG